From Numida meleagris isolate 19003 breed g44 Domestic line chromosome 4, NumMel1.0, whole genome shotgun sequence, the proteins below share one genomic window:
- the LOC110398103 gene encoding uncharacterized protein LOC110398103 codes for MGDGDLFWNNNIAKMLPPGTFLICDDRAWQGIPRNPVGGPCYLGKLTTLALSHRAWIQISRDLTHKGSLRNSSGMHTLDTDCSDEVKLWSATARIFASILAPGVAAAKALREIERLACWSIKQANATTEVLSDLLIDVNNIRHSLLQNRAAIDFLLLAQGHGCQDFKGMCCFNLSDHSESIHRKLEWMKKHTQKITVNDDPLGNWLRNLFGGLGPWIVQILKVVGVVLVMFICLAVCLPCLVACFQQCLSRMMEQAFDKRMEYYRLHECL; via the exons ATGGGGGATGGTGATTTGTTTTGGAACAACAACATTGCAAAGATGTTACCTCCAGGTACATTCCTGATTTGTGATGACCGTGCATGGCAAGGTATTCCTAGAAACCCGGTAGGGGGGCCCTGTTATTTAGGCAAACTGACGACGCTGGCTCTAAGCCATAGGGCTTGGATACAAATATCGAGGGATCTTACACACAAAGGTAGTCTGAGGAACA GTAGCGGCATGCACACCCTTGATACAGACTGTAGTGATGAGGTCAAACTTTGGAGCGCTACAGCTCGTATTTTTGCCTCTATCTTGGCGCCGGGTGTCGCTGCAGCTAAAGCGCTAAGAGAGATAGAACGATTGGCATGCTGGTCGATCAAGCAGGCAAACGCCACCACTGAAGTGTTGAGCGATTTGCTCATAGATGTGAATAACATCCGACACTCGTTGTTGCAAAATAGGGCAGCCATAGATTTTCTCTTGCTGGCCCAAGGTCATGGATGCCAAGATTTCAAAGGCATGTGTTGTTTCAACCTATCAGATCACAGCGAGTCAATTCATCGGAAACTGGAATGGATGAAGAAACACACGCAGAAGATAACTGTTAACGATGATCCACTTGGCAATTGGCTAAGGAACTTGTTTGGTGGATTGGGACCATGGATCGTCCAGATTCTTAAAGTAGTAGGTGTAGTGCTTGTTATGTTCATCTGTCTTGCAGTTTGCTTGCCTTGCCTAGTGGCATGCTTTCAGCAATGTTTATCCAGAATGATGGAACAAGCTTTTGATAAGCGCATGGAGTATTATAGGCTTCACGAATGCTTATAG